A single region of the Gossypium arboreum isolate Shixiya-1 chromosome 12, ASM2569848v2, whole genome shotgun sequence genome encodes:
- the LOC108479858 gene encoding DUF21 domain-containing protein At2g14520 — MAVEYKCCGTDFFIHILVIVLLVVFAGLMSGLTLGLMSMSLVDLEVLAMSGTPNDRRHAAKILPVVRKQHLLLCTLLLCNAAAMEALPIFLDSLVTAWGAILISVTLILLFGEIIPQSVCSRYGLAIGATVAPFVQVLVWVCFPIAYPISKLLDLLLGHGHVALFQRAELKTLVNLHGNEAGKGGELTHNETTIIAGALELSAKTAKDAMTPLSEAFAVDINAKLDRDLMNLVLEKGHSRVPVYYEQTTNIIGLILVNNLLTIHPEDEVPVKSVTIRRIPRVQEELPLYDILNEFQKGHSHMAVVVRQCNRTDESPTSNRDERPLPEVRVDMDADKHPKEKVLRRKRSLKWKSFPATGRSFKGGSRSKKWTKGTDSDILHLNDNPLPTLTEEEAIGIITMQDVIEELLQEEIFDETDHHYEDS; from the exons ATGGCGGTGGAGTACAAGTGTTGTGGAACGGATTTCTTTATTCATATATTGGTAATAGTATTGTTGGTGGTGTTCGCGGGTCTGATGTCGGGTCTTACTTTGGGCCTTATGTCCATGAGTCTTGTTGACCTTGAGGTTCTTGCTATGTCTGGTACTCCCAACGATCGTAGACATGCTG CAAAGATATTGCCTGTTGTCAGAAAACAGCATTTGTTGCTTTGTACACTACTTCTATGCAATGCTGCTGCAATGGAG GCACTTCCCATTTTCCTTGATAGCTTGGTTACTGCTTGGGGTGCTATCCTGATATCGGTGACCTTGATTCTTCTATTTGGTGAG ATAATACCACAATCTGTTTGTTCTAGATATGGTTTGGCAATTGGTGCGACAGTGGCTCCATTTGTTCAAGTTCTTGTTTGGGTCTGTTTTCCTATTGCCTATCCAATAAGTAAG CTGTTAGACTTGCTGCTGGGCCATGGACATGTAGCACTTTTTCAAAGAGCTGAGTTGAAAACCCTAGTAAATTTGCATGGCAACGAG GCTGGAAAAGGTGGAGAATTGACACATAATGAAACGACAATTATAGCTGGAGCACTTGAGCTCAGTGCCAAAACAGCTAAAGATGCCATGACTCCTTTATCTGAAGCGTTTGCAGTTGATATTAATGCCAAACTTGACAG GGACTTGATGAATTTAGTTTTGGAGAAAGGGCATAGCAGAGTGCCAGTTTACTACGAGCAGACTACAAACATCATCGGACTCATTTTG gtaaataatttattgacaatTCACCCTGAAGATGAAGTACCTGTGAAAAGTGTTACCATACGAAGGATTCCAAG GGTTCAAGAAGAATTGCCATTATATGATATATTAAATGAATTTCAGAAAGGTCATAGCCACATGGCCGTCGTTGTAAGACAGTGCAACAGGACAGATGAATCTCCTACTAGTAACCGTGATGAAA GGCCCCTGCCAGAAGTGAGAGTCGACATGGATGCCGACAAACatccaaaagaaaaagttttaaGACGTAAACGTTCACTCAAGTGGAAGAGCTTTCCAGCTACAGGAAGATCTTTTAAAGGTGGTTCTCGGAGCAAAAAATGGACAAAAGGTACTGATTCAGACATCCTCCATCTAAATGACAATCCACTCCCAACGCTCACAGAAGAAGAGGCTATTGGCATAATAACAATGCAAGATGTGATTGAAGAGCTTTTACAG GAGGAGATCTTTGACGAGACGGATCATCATTACGAGGACTCATGA
- the LOC108479859 gene encoding proline iminopeptidase, with product MRLGFKFASKSNTFFTHSSLPPAFPSSLPYFPSLSKNFTFSGKKKLSLWVQRVGFKTETQLSDKMESGNPTEQLIRNLYPPIEPYSTGFLKVSDVHTIYWEQSGNPDGHPVVFLHGGPGGGTSPSNRRFFDPEFYRIILFDQRGAGKSTPHACLENNTTWDLIDDIEKLREHLKIPEWQVFGGSWGSTLALAYSESHPDKVTGLVLRGIFLLRKKEIDWFYEGGAAAIYPDAWEPFRDLIPEKERESFVTAYHRRLNSEDLEIQYAAARAWTKWEMMTAHLLPNDENIKRGDDDYFSLAFARIENHYFVNKGFFPSDSFLLDNVDKIRHINTTIVQGRYDVCCPMMSAWDLHKAFPEADFKVVPNAGHSANEPGIAAELVAANEKLKSLAKKNKP from the exons ATGAGATTAGGGTTTAAATTTGCCTCAAAATCAAACACTTTCTTCACTCATTCCTCGCTACCACCCGCATTTCCTTCTTCCCTTCCCTACTTCCCTtcactttccaaaaatttcactTTCTCAG GGAAAAAGAAGTTATCTTTGTGGGTGCAAAGGGTCGGATTTAAGACTGAGACTCAGTTAAGTGATAAAATGGAGTCAGGGAACCCAACTGAACAACTTATCAGGAATCTTTATCCTCCTATTGAGCCTTATAGCACAGGTTTTCTCAAGGTTTCTGATGTTCACACAATCTACTGGGAGCAGTCAGGAAACCCTGATGGCCAT CCAGTCGTGTTTCTTCATGGGGGACCTGGAGGAGGAACATCACCAAGTAACCGAAGGTTCTTTGATCCTGAATTTTATAGGATCATTTTATTTGATCAG CGTGGTGCTGGAAAGAGTACACCCCATGCTTGCTTGGAAAATAACACCACTTGGGATCTTATTGATGACATTGAAAAGCTAAGAGAACACTTGAAAATTCCAGAATGGCAG GTCTTTGGTGGCTCTTGGGGAAGTACACTTGCTCTTGCTTACAGTGAATCACATCCTGACAAG GTTACTGGCTTGGTCCTAAGAGGGATATTCCTTTTGCGGAAGAAAGAGATCGATTGGTTTTATGAAGGTGGTGCTGCTGCTATTTATCCTGATG CTTGGGAACCGTTTAGAGATCTTATTCCAGAAAAGGAGAGGGAGAGTTTTGTTACTGCTTACCACAGGAGACTGAATTCTGAGGATTTGGAAATACAA TATGCAGCTGCTAGGGCATGGACCAAATGGGAAATGATGACTGCCCATCTTCTACCAAATGATGAAAACATCAAGAGAGGGGATGATGATTATTTTTCACTG GCTTTTGCAAGGATTGAGAACCACTACTTTGTGAATAAAGGGTTCTTTCCTTCTGATTCGTTCTTGTTAGACAATGTTGACAAAATAAGGCATATTAACACTACGATTGTACAG GGAAGATATGATGTTTGCTGTCCCATGATGTCTGCTTGGGATCTCCACAAAGCATTTCCAGAGGCGGATTTTAAG GTTGTTCCAAATGCGGGGCATTCAGCCAACGAACCAGGAATAGCTGCTGAACTTGTGGCTGCAAACGAGAAGCTGAAAAGCCTTGCCAAGAAGAACAAACCTTGA